From Triticum urartu cultivar G1812 chromosome 2, Tu2.1, whole genome shotgun sequence, a single genomic window includes:
- the LOC125536197 gene encoding 2-hydroxy-6-oxo-6-phenylhexa-2,4-dienoate hydrolase isoform X2, translating to MPPPPQSIAGKVSRFFSFAAARDRCFNRRFLAAGLRPVSIQLPDSARPVSISDSADPVTTVHMWVPARPPRNPLVLLHGFGASATWQWYPYLRPLIAAGFDPIVPDLVFFGNSSTRLPDRSDTFQAWSIKTALEAIGVTKFGLVGVSYGGFVGYRMAAMYPDAVERVTLVCAGVCLEEKDLAEGLFPVAAVDEAAALLVPRRPEEVRRLVRLTFVRPPIIMPSCFLWDYIKVMGSDHIQEKTELLHALISGRQISTLPKLRQKTLIIWGEQDKVFPMELAHRLKSM from the exons ATGCCTCCCCCGCCGCAGTCCATCGCCGGCAAGGTCAGCCGCTTCTTCAGCTTCGCGGCGGCGCGGGACCGCTGCTTCAACCGCCGCTTCCTCGCCGCCGGCCTCCGCCCGGTCTCCATCCAGCTCCCCGACTCGGCGCGCCCGGTCTCCATCTCCGACTCGGCGGACCCCGTCACCACCGTCCACATGTGGGTCCCCGCCAGGCCGCCACGCAACCCCCTGGTCCTCCTCCACGGCTTCGGCGCCTCCGCCACGTGGCAGTGGTACCCCTACCTCCGCCCCCTCATCGCCGCCGGCTTCGACCCCATCGTCCCCGACCTCGTCTTCTTCGGCAACTCCTCCACCCGCCTCCCCGATCGCTCCGACACATTCCAG GCGTGGTCGATCAAGACGGCGCTGGAGGCGATCGGGGTGACCAAGTTTGGGCTGGTTGGGGTGAGTTATGGAGGGTTCGTGGGGTACAGGATGGCGGCGATGTACCCGGACGCGGTGGAGAGGGTGACTCTGGTGTGCGCCGGCGTTTGCCTGGAGGAGAAGGACCTCGCGGAGGGTCTGTTCCCGGTGGCCGCGGTCGATGAGGCGGCAGCGCTGCTGGTGCCACGGCGGCCGGAGGAGGTGCGGCGCCTGGTCAGGCTCACATTCGTGCGACCGCCgatcatcatgccgtcgtgcttcCTTTGGGACTACATTAAG GTGATGGGCTCAGACCATATCCAGGAGAAGACTGAGCTACTACACGCTTTGATTAGTGGGAGGCAAATTTCGACTCTTCCAAAACTACGTCAG AAGACGCTGATAATTTGGGGGGAGCAAGATAAGGTGTTCCCGATGGAATTGGCTCACAGATTGAAGAG CATGTGA
- the LOC125536197 gene encoding 2-hydroxy-6-oxo-6-phenylhexa-2,4-dienoate hydrolase isoform X1, with amino-acid sequence MPPPPQSIAGKVSRFFSFAAARDRCFNRRFLAAGLRPVSIQLPDSARPVSISDSADPVTTVHMWVPARPPRNPLVLLHGFGASATWQWYPYLRPLIAAGFDPIVPDLVFFGNSSTRLPDRSDTFQAWSIKTALEAIGVTKFGLVGVSYGGFVGYRMAAMYPDAVERVTLVCAGVCLEEKDLAEGLFPVAAVDEAAALLVPRRPEEVRRLVRLTFVRPPIIMPSCFLWDYIKVMGSDHIQEKTELLHALISGRQISTLPKLRQKTLIIWGEQDKVFPMELAHRLKRHLDGNSRLAVIHNAGHAVNLEKPAEVCKSIIEFFQEPIPEASNDERV; translated from the exons ATGCCTCCCCCGCCGCAGTCCATCGCCGGCAAGGTCAGCCGCTTCTTCAGCTTCGCGGCGGCGCGGGACCGCTGCTTCAACCGCCGCTTCCTCGCCGCCGGCCTCCGCCCGGTCTCCATCCAGCTCCCCGACTCGGCGCGCCCGGTCTCCATCTCCGACTCGGCGGACCCCGTCACCACCGTCCACATGTGGGTCCCCGCCAGGCCGCCACGCAACCCCCTGGTCCTCCTCCACGGCTTCGGCGCCTCCGCCACGTGGCAGTGGTACCCCTACCTCCGCCCCCTCATCGCCGCCGGCTTCGACCCCATCGTCCCCGACCTCGTCTTCTTCGGCAACTCCTCCACCCGCCTCCCCGATCGCTCCGACACATTCCAG GCGTGGTCGATCAAGACGGCGCTGGAGGCGATCGGGGTGACCAAGTTTGGGCTGGTTGGGGTGAGTTATGGAGGGTTCGTGGGGTACAGGATGGCGGCGATGTACCCGGACGCGGTGGAGAGGGTGACTCTGGTGTGCGCCGGCGTTTGCCTGGAGGAGAAGGACCTCGCGGAGGGTCTGTTCCCGGTGGCCGCGGTCGATGAGGCGGCAGCGCTGCTGGTGCCACGGCGGCCGGAGGAGGTGCGGCGCCTGGTCAGGCTCACATTCGTGCGACCGCCgatcatcatgccgtcgtgcttcCTTTGGGACTACATTAAG GTGATGGGCTCAGACCATATCCAGGAGAAGACTGAGCTACTACACGCTTTGATTAGTGGGAGGCAAATTTCGACTCTTCCAAAACTACGTCAG AAGACGCTGATAATTTGGGGGGAGCAAGATAAGGTGTTCCCGATGGAATTGGCTCACAGATTGAAGAG GCATCTGGATGGGAACTCTCGGTTGGCAGTCATACACAACGCTGGGCACGCAGTCAATCTCGAGAAGCCTGCAGAGGTGTGCAAGAGCATCATCGAGTTTTTCCAAGAGCCGATCCCCGAAGCTTCAAACGACGAAAGG GTGTAG
- the LOC125536197 gene encoding (Lyso)-N-acylphosphatidylethanolamine lipase isoform X3 — protein sequence MPPPPQSIAGKVSRFFSFAAARDRCFNRRFLAAGLRPVSIQLPDSARPVSISDSADPVTTVHMWVPARPPRNPLVLLHGFGASATWQWYPYLRPLIAAGFDPIVPDLVFFGNSSTRLPDRSDTFQAWSIKTALEAIGVTKFGLVGVSYGGFVGYRMAAMYPDAVERVTLVCAGVCLEEKDLAEGLFPVAAVDEAAALLVPRRPEEVRRLVRLTFVRPPIIMPSCFLWDYIKVMGSDHIQEKTELLHALISGRQISTLPKLRQVVSCKILLSEDADNLGGAR from the exons ATGCCTCCCCCGCCGCAGTCCATCGCCGGCAAGGTCAGCCGCTTCTTCAGCTTCGCGGCGGCGCGGGACCGCTGCTTCAACCGCCGCTTCCTCGCCGCCGGCCTCCGCCCGGTCTCCATCCAGCTCCCCGACTCGGCGCGCCCGGTCTCCATCTCCGACTCGGCGGACCCCGTCACCACCGTCCACATGTGGGTCCCCGCCAGGCCGCCACGCAACCCCCTGGTCCTCCTCCACGGCTTCGGCGCCTCCGCCACGTGGCAGTGGTACCCCTACCTCCGCCCCCTCATCGCCGCCGGCTTCGACCCCATCGTCCCCGACCTCGTCTTCTTCGGCAACTCCTCCACCCGCCTCCCCGATCGCTCCGACACATTCCAG GCGTGGTCGATCAAGACGGCGCTGGAGGCGATCGGGGTGACCAAGTTTGGGCTGGTTGGGGTGAGTTATGGAGGGTTCGTGGGGTACAGGATGGCGGCGATGTACCCGGACGCGGTGGAGAGGGTGACTCTGGTGTGCGCCGGCGTTTGCCTGGAGGAGAAGGACCTCGCGGAGGGTCTGTTCCCGGTGGCCGCGGTCGATGAGGCGGCAGCGCTGCTGGTGCCACGGCGGCCGGAGGAGGTGCGGCGCCTGGTCAGGCTCACATTCGTGCGACCGCCgatcatcatgccgtcgtgcttcCTTTGGGACTACATTAAG GTGATGGGCTCAGACCATATCCAGGAGAAGACTGAGCTACTACACGCTTTGATTAGTGGGAGGCAAATTTCGACTCTTCCAAAACTACGTCAGGTAGTTTCTTGCAAAATTCTGCTCTCAG AAGACGCTGATAATTTGGGGGGAGCAAGATAA
- the LOC125536198 gene encoding pentatricopeptide repeat-containing protein At5g64320, mitochondrial-like gives MAEPPPKLRAAAATSWPELLAPFDLSRLRSTLSSRPLTPHRLGRLLALPLSPATSLLLLQWYAASHPVLSSHPLRPLLAAADADPERALSLLESLPSSRHPPLRETLLIPLLRSLRPGRALHLLDQLPSRFAVSPSFRSYNTVLAALARANCHADVLTLYRRMVHRDRIPPTTFTFGVAARALCCLGRADEALAMLRSMARHGCVPDVMLYQTVIHALCAQGEVAEATTLLDEMFLMGCSADVNTFNDIVHGLCMLGRLRDAARLVDRMMIRGCVPNTMTYGFLIQGLCRARQVDEARTMLGRVPELNVVLFNTVIGGCLLDGKLTEAMELYEIMGSKGCPPDAHTYSILIHGLCKLGRLGSAMRLLREMEDKGCAPNIVTYTILLHGFCRNGMWDDMRATLKVMLANGLSLNLQGYNGMIYAVCKEGRMDDAMSLMQEMKSEGCKPDICTYNTIIYHLCNNGQIEEAVYLFENLVDEGVVANRITYNTLIHALLCKGSLQDAIRLANEMVLHGCSLDVVSYNGLIKALCKDGNVDRSMVLLAEMIEKGIKPNNISYNLLISELCKTRRVRDALELSKEMLNQGLSPDIVTYNTLINGLCKMGWMHAALNLLEKLHSENVHADTITYNILISWHCKARLLDDANMLLNRAVTVGITPNERTWGIMVQNFVRQPLNFLSDEVEGH, from the coding sequence ATGGCGGAACCCCCGCCCAAACTCCGGGCAGCCGCCGCGACGTCATGGCCGGAGCTGCTCGCGCCATTCGACCTCTCTCGCCTCCGAAGCACGCTCTCCTCCCGCCCGCTCACCCCGCACCGTCTCGGGCGCCTCCTCGCGCTGCCGCTGTCCCCGGCcacctccctcctcctcctccagtgGTACGCCGCCTCCCACCCCGTCCTCTCGTCGCACCCCCTCCGGCCCTTGCTCGCCGCCGCTGACGCAGACCCAGAGCGCGCGCTCTCCCTCCTTGAATCCCTCCCCTCCTCTCGCCACCCCCCTCTCCGGGAGACCCTCCTCATACCGCTCCTGCGCTCCTTGCGCCCTGGCCGCGCCCTCCACCTGCTCGACCAGTTGCCCAGCCGATTCGCCGTCTCGCCGTCCTTCCGCTCGTACAACACCGTCCTCGCGGCACTGGCCAGGGCGAACTGCCACGCCGATGTGCTCACGCTCTACCGCCGGATGGTCCACCGGGACCGCATCCCACCCACCACCTTCACCTTCGGTGTCGCTGCGCGCGCGCTCTGCTGCCTCGGGCGCGCTGATGAGGCGCTCGCGATGCTCCGCAGCATGGCGCGGCATGGGTGCGTGCCCGATGTGATGCTCTATCAGACGGTCATCCACGCTCTGTGTGCCCAGGGTGAGGTCGCCGAGGCTACCACGCTCCTCGACGAGATGTTCCTCATGGGGTGCTCTGCTGATGTCAACACGTTCAATGACATTGTGCACGGGCTATGCATGCTTGGGCGTCTCCGTGATGCTGCGAGGCTTGTGGACAGGATGATGATAAGAGGCTGCGTGCCAAACACCATGACATACGGGTTCCTTATCCAGGGCCTGTGCCGAGCAAGGCAGGTGGATGAGGCACGCACAATGCTCGGGAGGGTGCCAGAGTTGAATGTCGTGTTATTTAACACGGTGATTGGCGGGTGTCTTTTGGATGGGAAGCTAACAGAGGCGATGGAGCTGTATGAGATAATGGGATCAAAAGGCTGCCCACCAGATGCACACACTTACAGTATATTGATACATGGGCTTTGCAAGCTTGGGAGGCTTGGTTCGGCCATGCGGTTGCTTAGAGAGATGGAGGATAAGGGTTGTGCTCCAAACATAGTAACCTACACGATCTTGCTGCATGGTTTTTGCAGGAATGGCATGTGGGATGACATGAGAGCAACGCTGAAGGTAATGTTGGCAAATGGCTTGAGTCTGAATTTGCAAGGATACAATGGAATGATTTATGCTGTATGTAAGGAAGGCAGGATGGATGACGCGATGTCACTCATGCAAGAGATGAAGAGTGAAGGTTGCAAGCCTGATATCTGCACATATAATACAATAATTTATCATCTCTGCAACAATGGCCAGATCGAGGAGGCTGTGTATCTATTTGAAAATTTGGTTGACGAGGGTGTTGTTGCGAATAGAATAACTTATAATACACTCATTCATGCACTGTTGTGCAAAGGAAGTTTGCAGGATGCCATACGGCTTGCAAATGAAATGGTACTTCATGGTTGTTCACTTGATGTTGTTAGCTATAATGGTCTGATTAAAGCCCTGTGCAAAGATGGGAATGTGGATCGGAGCATGGTGTTGCTCGCGGAAATGATAGAAAAGGGAATTAAGCCAAATAACATTTCATACAACCTCTTGATTAGTGAGCTCTGCAAGACAAGAAGGGTGCGTGATGCACTAGAGCTCTCGAAGGAGATGTTAAACCAAGGGCTTAGTCCTGACATTGTCACATACAACACACTCATAAATGGATTGTGCAAAATGGGATGGATGCATGCTGCGCTGAATCTCCTAGAGAAGTTACATTCTGAAAATGTGCATGCAGATACTATTACATACAATATCCTCATTAGTTGGCACTGCAAAGCGAGATTGCTTGATGACGCTAATATGCTTCTAAacagagcagtgactgttgggaTAACACCTAACGAGCGCACTTGGGGAATTATGGTGCAAAATTTTGTCAGACAGCCACTCAATTTTTTATCCGACGAGGTTGAAGGGCATTAA